The Deltaproteobacteria bacterium genomic interval CGCAAGCCAAGGACGGGTATGATCGATTCGGCGGCGGAAGATCTTCATATTGACGTTAAAAAGTCTTATATGATCGGCGATAAAATTACCGATGTCGAATTTGCCCATAGGGTCGGCGCCAAAGGCATCTTTGTTAAAACCGGCTATGGCAGAGGGGAACTGGAACTTTATGGTGATACATGGACGACGACTCCCGATTTTATAGCCGAAGATCTTCTCGACGCAGTAATCTGGATCAGGAATGAAGAGGAAAAAATCAATGCAGCCACCAGGTAAACGCTGCCGGGAAAGACAGTAAAAAAATGGATCTTATTGATATCATAAAAAACTTTAAGGGGAAAAAGATCGGTGTCATCGGTGATTTTGTCGCTGATGAATATATCTTCGGTATGACTTCCCGCGTAAGCAGAGAAGCGCCTGTTCTTATTCTTAAACATGATTCCAGCAAAGTTGTTCTTGGCGGCGCTGCCAACACGGTAAATAATATTCATACCATGGGCGGTGATGTCGTCCCTATGGGAGTTCTTGGCAATGATGATACGGGCAATCAGATTCTGAGTATCTTAAAGGAGAAGGGAATCGATACGTCTGGACTGATTATCGATGAAACAAGGCATACCAATACGAAAACAAGAATCATGGCCGGCGGCCTCCATACGGTCAAGCAGCAGATGATTCGAATAGATAAGGAAGACGGATGCCCTGTTTCAGAAAAGACGGAAAAAGGTCTTTTGGATAATCTTGTGAAAGGGCTCTCTCATCTCGATGCCCTCATCGTATCCGATTATGGCTGCGGAGCTATTACAGAGGGTATTATTGAAAAGATCAATGAACTGGGCAGAGAGAGCGAAAAAATTATTAACGTTGATACGAGAAGTAATATTAAAAAATTCAGCTCCGTCACCATCGTTACCCCTAATGAGCCCGAAGCTGAAGAGGCTGTCGGTTTTGAGATAGACAGTGATGAAGATGTTACCTGTGCGGGGCAGAAACTGCTTGATCTCGGTTGTTCGGAGAATCTTCTTATTACGCGGGGGAAGAAGGGGATGGTTCTCTTTGAGGGTGATCCTGATGCCCGCTTTATTCCTGTATTCGGCAGCGATGAGGTGGCTGATGTGACAGGCGCCGGAGACACCGTCATCAGCGCCTTGACCATGGCCCTGGCTGCGGGCGCAGGTTTTTATGATGCGGCGCGAATATCCAACTATGCCGGCGGCATAGTTGTTATGAAGAGTGGAACGGCAACGGTTACCGATAGTGAACTTGAAAATGCCATTGCTTCAGAGAAAGAGCAAAATGGATAAAGTATTTGAACTGGGTGAGTTAAAAAAAATAGTGGAGGCCAAAAAGGGCGAAGGCAATCGGGTTATTTTTGCCAACGGTGTTTTTGATATACTTCATGTAGGGCATATTCGTTATCTGAAGGGCGCCAGGGAACTGGGTGATATTCTCGTCGTTGCCGTCAACAGCGACTCATCGGTAAAAAGTTATAAGGGTGATGACAGACCGCATACGCCTGAGCAGGAAAGGCTGGAAATTCTTTCCTCTCTGCATATGGTTGACTATATCGTTCTTTTTTCGGAGCCCGACGTGGCAAACCTGCTGCTGGAACTCAAGCCTCATGTCCAGGCCAAGGGGACCGATTACACGGAAGAAACGGTTCCCGAAAAGGATATTGTCGCATCTTATGGTGGAAAGGTGGCTATCGTCGGTGATGCGAAGGATCATTCTTCCACAGAGATGATTGAAAAAGTAAGAAGCAAGGGATAGCAAATGAAATTTCTCAAAGTCCTTTTGTTTTTGCAATTATTTCCCCCCCTTTCTCTCTCTGCGGATCCACTTGCTTCCATGCCTTTTGAAGTGGGTGAAAGGCTGGAATACGAAATTTCCTGGCTCGGTATACCGGGAGGTAATTCAATGCTGGAGGTAAAGGGCCTGAAGGAAATGGGAGGCTCGGATGCCTACCATGTAGAGTCGAGAACCTGGTCAAACAGATTTATTTCTACTTTTTACCTCGTCGATGACCGTATCGAAGGTTATATGAATGCCGGGGATCTTACCGGTATCAGTCTCAAGGTGAGACAGAGGGAAGGAAGACATAAGGTGGACAAGGAGATAAGTTTCGATAGAGAAAACAATAAGGTCTACTTCAGGAAGAATAAAAAAAAGAGCGTTCATGATGTGCCGCCCTTCATCCGTGATTCTCTTTCGAGTTTCTACTATTTGAGGACGAAGGAACTTGAGGTTGGGAAGGATGTCGTTATGGATACCTTTTCCAACGGAAGATTATACAAGCTCATCGTTAAGGTTTTAAAGCGGGAAGAGAGGCAAGTTAAGGGGAAAAACTATAAAACGATCAAGATACAGCCCCTTATCAAGCAAAATGACGTCTTTAAAAATAAAGGCGACATCTTTATATGGCTTACCGATGATGAATATAAAATACCTGTCATGATACGGAGCGAGATAGCTATCGGGTATTTTACCGCTGAATTAATTAATCTGAGAAAAGGAGATAATAATGGCTATAGATCAGAACCTTCTGGATATCCTCGCCTGTCCGAAGTGCAAAGGTGAAGTTAAGCTGACAAATGAAAAGGATGGACTCGTTTGTCATGCCTGCAAACTGAAATACCCCATCAAGGATGACATTCCGGTAATGCTTGTTGACGAGGCGGAGAAGATATAAACACCGTAAAACGATTAAACGATTAAAGCTGTTTACAAGATGGAAAAACTCTCTGTCACCATCATAACGCTCAATGAAGAGGACAATATCCGCGACGCCCTTGAGAGCGTCAAGTGGGCTCATGAAATTATTGTTGTCGATTCGGGTAGTACGGACAGCACCGTTGACATATGCAGGGAGTATACGGACAAGGTCATATACAATCCCTGGCCGGGAATGAACGGTCAAAAGGCTTTTGCCAAAGAGCAGGCAAGTTGCGGCTGGCTTCTGAATATCGATGCCGACGAAAGGGTTTCGCCTGAACTTGAGGTAAAGATTAAAACCATGCTGGAAAAAGGCCCGGAATATGA includes:
- a CDS encoding DUF3108 domain-containing protein gives rise to the protein MKFLKVLLFLQLFPPLSLSADPLASMPFEVGERLEYEISWLGIPGGNSMLEVKGLKEMGGSDAYHVESRTWSNRFISTFYLVDDRIEGYMNAGDLTGISLKVRQREGRHKVDKEISFDRENNKVYFRKNKKKSVHDVPPFIRDSLSSFYYLRTKELEVGKDVVMDTFSNGRLYKLIVKVLKREERQVKGKNYKTIKIQPLIKQNDVFKNKGDIFIWLTDDEYKIPVMIRSEIAIGYFTAELINLRKGDNNGYRSEPSGYPRLSEVQR
- a CDS encoding Trm112 family protein translates to MAIDQNLLDILACPKCKGEVKLTNEKDGLVCHACKLKYPIKDDIPVMLVDEAEKI
- a CDS encoding adenylyltransferase/cytidyltransferase family protein, whose protein sequence is MDKVFELGELKKIVEAKKGEGNRVIFANGVFDILHVGHIRYLKGARELGDILVVAVNSDSSVKSYKGDDRPHTPEQERLEILSSLHMVDYIVLFSEPDVANLLLELKPHVQAKGTDYTEETVPEKDIVASYGGKVAIVGDAKDHSSTEMIEKVRSKG
- a CDS encoding bifunctional ADP-heptose synthase yields the protein MDLIDIIKNFKGKKIGVIGDFVADEYIFGMTSRVSREAPVLILKHDSSKVVLGGAANTVNNIHTMGGDVVPMGVLGNDDTGNQILSILKEKGIDTSGLIIDETRHTNTKTRIMAGGLHTVKQQMIRIDKEDGCPVSEKTEKGLLDNLVKGLSHLDALIVSDYGCGAITEGIIEKINELGRESEKIINVDTRSNIKKFSSVTIVTPNEPEAEEAVGFEIDSDEDVTCAGQKLLDLGCSENLLITRGKKGMVLFEGDPDARFIPVFGSDEVADVTGAGDTVISALTMALAAGAGFYDAARISNYAGGIVVMKSGTATVTDSELENAIASEKEQNG